From Topomyia yanbarensis strain Yona2022 chromosome 1, ASM3024719v1, whole genome shotgun sequence, one genomic window encodes:
- the LOC131676225 gene encoding axoneme-associated protein mst101(2)-like has product MDLTYCDREMLRLAEVSSAILAKQGVTVKSKENKEIKECKESIECKETKESIECKETKKCKESKECKESLESKETKKSKEDKESEGSKESKENKESKGSKESRESKECKASKESSECKESIESKDSEESKDSKESNESEESKESTVSIECKETKECKESEECKESKESIESIDSKETKESKESEESQENKESKECKESEECKESKESIDSKETKESKESEESQENKESKECKESIKCKETKECKESIESKETKESKESEESQENKECKESIKCKETKESIESKETKKSKEGKESEDSKESKENKESKGSKVSRESKECEASKESKERKERRESNSKESKENKESKGSKESRESKECKASKESSECKESIESKDSEESKDSKESNESEESKESTVSIECKETKECKESEDKETKESKESEESQENKESKECKESIKCKETKECKESKECKESKESIESKETKESKESEESQENKESKECKESIKCKETKESIESKETKKSKEGKESEDSKESKEYKVSKGSKVSRESKECEASKESKERKERRESSECKESIESKESKDSEESEDSKESNESEESKVSIECKETKESIECKETKECKESKESIESKESKKSKGSTENSFRVSCAESASGICDHGCRDCPNSTVCSNYSQHHKISKENPCVN; this is encoded by the exons taaagagtaaagagaaTAAAGAGATTAAAGAGTGTAAAGAGAGCATAGAGTGTAAAGAGACTAAAGAGAGTATAGAGTGTAAAGAGACTAAAAAgtgtaaagagagtaaagagtgTAAAGAGAGTCTAGAGAGTAAAGAGACTAAAAAGAGTAAAGAGGATAAAGAGAGTGAAGGTAGTAAAGAGAGCAAAGAGAATAAAGAGAGTAAAGGAAGTAAAGAGAGTAGAGAGAGTAAAGAGTGTAAAGCGAGTAAAGAGAGTAGTGAGTGCAAAGAGAGTATAGAGAGTAAAGATAGTGAAGAGAGTAAAGatagtaaagagagtaatgagagtgaagagagtaaagagagtacaGTGAGTATAGAGTGTAAAGAGACTAAAGAGTGTAAAGAGAGTGAAGAgtgtaaagagagtaaagagagtataGAGAGTATAGATAGTAAAGAGActaaagagagtaaagagagtgaAGAGAGTCAAGAGaataaagagagtaaagagtgTAAAGAGAGTGAAGAgtgtaaagagagtaaagagagtataGATAGTAAAGAGActaaagagagtaaagagagtgaAGAGAGTCAAGAGaataaagagagtaaagagtgTAAAGAGAGTATAAAGTGTAAAGAGACTAAAGAGTGTAAAGAGAGTATAGAGAGTAAAGAGActaaagagagtaaagagagtgaAGAAAGTCAAGAGAATAAAGAGTGTAAAGAGAGTATAAAGTGTAAAGAGACTAAAGAGAGTATAGAGAGTAAAGAGACTAAAAAGAGTAAAGAGGGTAAAGAGAGTGAAGATAGTAAAGAGAGCAAAGAGAATAAAGAGAGTAAAGGAAGTAAAGTGAGTAGAGAGAGTAAAGAGTGTGAAgcgagtaaagagagtaaagagagaaAAGAGAGAAGAGAGAGTA ATAGTAAAGAGAGCAAAGAGAATAAAGAGAGTAAAGGAAGTAAAGAGAGTAGAGAGAGTAAAGAGTGTAAAGCGAGTAAAGAGAGTAGTGAGTGCAAAGAGAGTATAGAGAGTAAAGATAGTGAAGAGAGTAAAGatagtaaagagagtaatgagagtgaagagagtaaagagagtacaGTGAGTATAGAGTGTAAAGAGACTAAAGAGTGTAAAGAGAGTGAAGA TAAAGAGActaaagagagtaaagagagtgaAGAGAGTCAAGAGaataaagagagtaaagagtgTAAAGAGAGTATAAAGTGTAAAGAGACTAAAGAgtgtaaagagagtaaagagtgtaaagagagtaaagagagtataGAGAGTAAAGAGActaaagagagtaaagagagtgaAGAAAGTCAAGAGaataaagagagtaaagagtgTAAAGAGAGTATAAAGTGTAAAGAGACTAAAGAGAGTATAGAGAGTAAAGAGACTAAAAAGAGTAAAGAGGGTAAAGAGAGTGAAGATAGTAAAGAGAGCAAAGAGTATAAAGTGAGTAAAGGAAGTAAAGTGAGTAGAGAGAGTAAAGAGTGTGAAgcgagtaaagagagtaaagagagaaAAGAGAGAAGAGAGAGTAGTGAGTGCAAAGAGAGTatagagagtaaagagagtaaagataGTGAAGAGAGTGAAGatagtaaagagagtaatgagAGTGAAGAGAGTAAAGTGAGTATAGAGTGTAAAGAGACTAAAGAGAGTATAGAGTGTAAAGAGACTAAAGAgtgtaaagagagtaaagagagtatagagagtaaagagagtaaaaaGAGTAAAGGGAGTACAGAGA ACTCGTTCCGGGTGTCATGCGCCGAGTCTGCCTCTGGTATCTGCGACCACGGTTGTCGTGACTGCCCGAACTCCACCGTCTGCTCGAACTACAGCCAACACCACAAGATATCCAAGGAAAATCCTTGTGTAAACTAA